From Balaenoptera ricei isolate mBalRic1 chromosome 5, mBalRic1.hap2, whole genome shotgun sequence:
acattttagaaatctaAGATATTAGAATGCTTTTTACAAATTTCTACCCCCTAAATATTAGTATAAAAGTCAGGATGCCGTTTGCTAAGTGCATATaatctatattttcaaatatgaaatgCAAACATGGCTTATTTGAATTACCTTTCAATCTATCATGAAATCTGAGTGGTTTTTAAATATGTACTTTTAAACGtttcctattttctcttcttctatatGCAGCAGTGACACAAAAAATGACAGACCAGCTGAACTACCAGGCAATGAAACTGACCCTTCTGCAGAAGAAGATTGACAATATTTCTTCAGCCGTGAGTGATATAAGGAACACATCCTCCTCACTAGAAGGGAAAATCAGTGAAGATAAAGGCAGGGAATTTCAATCTTTTCTAAaaggtaaaagtaaaataaattattcattcaGTTGAGACAAACAGCAAATGactcatttatcttttctcacaTCATTTTGGGATCTTTGCTTTAGATTGGGTGATAGAGAAGTCTAAGTTTTTTTTGAATAAGATACTTTTAAATCCCTCTATTTCTGAAATATCTTGAAGcatctaaatattttttactaaTATAGTCAACTTTTTGACTGAATATCTCATCTGACTTATTGACATTATGTACCTAGTTACAGTCTAACTTGTATTCCTTTATAGTTAAAATGAGCCATACTTAATCTGCTTCCATTGTGGTTCACAGCTCAAGATAAAGATGAGGTTAAGGGATGATTATCAGGGACAGCTAGATCCATGGTTATCTTAATGTTGATGAAGATATTGAGAATAAATCTAAAGTGCATTATTATCCCAGAAAGTATCTCGCTCAtggaatataatcaataaaatatattctaaaacaTATCAGGTTGTTATTCATAGAAATGTGAGTCAGTTTTGCCTGAATTTTGTGCTCTTAAAATAGCATAgcaggctgtgttcctttctggaggatcTACAGGATGATCCATTTCCTGCTAATCTGAGTTGtcagaattcattttcttgcGGTTTTAGGACTGAGGTTCCATTTTCTTGATGACTGTAAGCTGGCTTTTCCCAGCTTCTGGAAGCCactgcatttcttggcttgtgcCCTTGTTGAGCCCTCATGGCAGCTCTCAGACCCACTCTTctgccttcttcttcctctttaagGACTCATATGATTACATTGGACctatctggataatccaggataatctcctcatttCAAGGTTCTTAACCTTAATCACATATGTCAAGGCCCTTGTGCCAtggaaggtaacatattcacaggttaaGGGAATTAGGGTGTGAACATCTTAGGTGGGGCAGCATTTTTCTGCCTACCAGAGAGACTTATGCTGAATATATAGTGAGTAATTGCTATGGGAGAGTTATGTACAATACAGTGGGACCCCTTGATAGTTTCAATAAATCCAGTCTTAGACTTCAGGGaaggtttctgcaaagaaaaacCATCTCAACTGATAATGGATCAAGAGGAGTTAATTCGGCAGAGGTTTCAGGAAGGGCACAGATATTCTAGACAAGTATTTTGGTTACTAGGAGCATCTCAATTCACTGGGCTTATTGTTTGTTCCCAAGTCTCAGGATTATTGGTCCCTTTCACTTTGTTTTATACATAAAACATACTCACTGTACACCCCATTTCTATCACTCACAagttattttttctctattttatgtgGTTCAcaggtaaaagaaataaaaaggtgaTTTCCATATCCTTTACCAGTACAGAgcaatcatgattttttttaatcatgtaaaTTATTGGTGCTATTAACCAACTGAAAGAAAGACTCTGTCCTACATTTCTGGCATGCTccctgtggctaaaacttaccCATGGCAAGCATGAGAGAGGAATGTATTTTCCCTGAAGTGAGCATGAGAAAGAAGTCAAATAGGAACAGTACATAATTGACTATAACCATAGTAATGCAATTTGTTTAGCAAAATTTGGTTATCATAACCTGAGAGAATTAGGCCTGTCAACAGCTTTTTGTGAACCTACTAACAAAAATTCTGACCCTGACATGGGAAAAAATACACACTCATAGCAACGACAACAACAGTATTCCCTCTTCAACAGGACACGTTAATCATGTACTGAGCACAGTCAATTAATGAGAACCAGAGGGCTTGTAGTTAATGAATGTTTATACaggaaacaaaaactaaattcaCCCCCAAGGTACTGTGCTTTCCTAAAACCACGTCCCCTTCTCTCGCTTACTCTACATCCaagttgagaagcactgcttcaTCTCCTAGTAGCCAGCGAAACTGTTCAAAATCAAATGCCCCAACACCTTAAGAAGTATCTGAATCTTACGAATAGGCCATGCATTCACAACCACAGAAGGGACATGCCCAGGTGTCGGATATCAAATATATCTGTTGTTACCAAATACAATATCAAATCGTTTAGGAAGTAGAAGCACATGAGCCACATGAAACAGAATCAGAGTTCAAATGATGTGCCCACTCATATATTGACATAAAGCACTTTGATGTATCTTTGCAAAATCAGATTCTTGCACAGTTGTTTCTTTAGTAACAAATTATAGAAATATTATCTGAAAAGCTTGTTTTCCTGTTCAGACACTGCTGTGATATTTACCCTTTGTCCAATGTAGTTTTccattgaagggttttttttttttctccttttttacttACATTAAATACATCGGTAAATCAGCAGTTGCATTCTGTTACCACGATTGTTATgttgggagaggaagaaaggggaaaaaaggcaaatgcTTTCTTagaagccaaaaaaagaaaaaagatatccccccttaaaaaaaaaaatgatcagaagaaaaaaatgaagagctgggaaataaaaactaagatTCCCTAAGCCCAACAGAGCTCCAAGGAAAGCAGAAGAGCTAATAGGAAGTAGAAGGAAGGCAGCAGATAGGCCCAGAAGCTAAGGCCAATCCTGTTCCTAAGGGGGgcaagggaggggagaagaagcCTGGAGAAATGGTTTCCCAGCCCCAAGGCAATGAAACAGCTTCACTACTGCTCCATGGGGAAAACTACACAGACAAAGAACTTCATTTCTAAGAAACTTAAGGGAGCTGTCGTAGTTCTTCCACTTGTAAGGATGCAGTAGCTGCTTTGGGGGGCTAGTGGGTGCtgggaaaaggaggggaaaatgtGTATGTGTTTCAGGGCCACGGGAACTAAGGCTGCCCCTGGTAAAGGAAGGGAATTTAGGCGTAAGTGGAAGAACCTAAGCTGGGTCCTTCAGAATCTCAGCTTCATGGATTTCGCAGCTTCTCTGGGACAGGAGGCagtctgcaagccaaaagggcaGAAAGGTTCCAATCCTACGTCACTATGGCCTCTCCTATCTTATTTCCTCCAATTTCCTCAAAACCCTGGGCTAGAACAAGAAGGGATTTAGAGTTCTCTCTTGCCTTGATGGCTTCCCAAAGACATCTTAAAATACCTGATGAGGGGTGTGAAGAGAGACTAGAGATTTAGAAAGGACCAGTGTCCTCTGGTGATGTGAGACAGTTGTGAGGGACCCTCAGTGCCCGCCGTTCCCTGTCCACAGGAACAGGTGTTATGATACTAGGGGGCCACAAGTAGGCCTCTGTGGTGCTACCCCCCTAGTGGTACGCGGATTAAACCACTGGTTGCATGGGGGATGGGTTTGGGGGCTAAGCATGGAGGGACCAAACCGAAGATactaacaaaggagaaaagatataGGGCCTGATGGGAGGCGGGGGGCAGAACAGACTGTACAGTGGGAATAAAGATCATACCTATTTACAGGGAAGTAGAAAAGACGTGGTAATGGGTGGATCAAATTGAATGGGAACCCTGGGAAAGGACAGAAAACTCCTCCTTCTTGCTGACTCCTCTTGACTCCCCTACAATGGCCTATGCTAGCCTGAGACTGCTCTCCAGTTGCTCGGTTAATTCCCCAGGAAAGGTAAACCTACACCCAAGAGTTAGGCCGGCCAGAATATAGGTGAAGTAAGAATCAGAGTTGGAGGAAGCTAGCAGGGGAGATTGGGCTTGAGTAGCTGCCACCGGTACTGTTCTCTACAGCCCCTCCCCAAACCTCACATACACCTCGGATTCCACTTAATTACAAAGTTAAGAGGGCAGGTAAATCAATCACAACCCCCATAAAACAGTATCACAACTGAACTACCATCAATTAAAGTGCAAACTGCAGGGGGGGGATATAGTGTCTGGGGCTGAGGCCATCTGAgggccagagagaaaaaaatgcatatgtgTAAGTCAGAGGATGGGTATCAGAAACTGGTCCCTCCATTTAGATCACAGTAGAGCCAAAGATGCACGCAACCAGTGAAGATTCTTTGGAGGACTCTGGGGTCCAGAATCTCCCCCACTGTGGGGGAGAAGCTACCTAAGAGGCTGGGTGAGGGGAAGGTAAGCCTTGGACGAGTTCCTGAGCCACAGATGACACTGCATCTCCACCTCTGCCCAGTTAGCTAACAACAAGACTCCAGCCTGGTGCCGGAGAGCTTGCCTTCCCGTTCTCACCTCTACCTAGAAACACCTTCCACAAGGCCAACTCAGTGTTTTCAAATATGAGAAACTCcagccaaataaaaacaaaaaggaaatgtttCCTTACTCCCCTCTGCTCTGAGGCTTACTTTCCCCCAGGGCCCCTAATGTGACTGAACTGGAAACCTCCTTCCTCAGTTCCTGGTTTCACCACATTCTCCATcccagggaggggaagaaaaaggggatcaagaacaaagactgaccaaaagcagaaggggaaggggtgggagacaaaaaaaagttttctgaaaaaaatggggacgaggaggaggaggaaagatacGTAGGTCACTGTCTTGCACCTATAATACAAAGTGAAGAAAGTTTGTTTTGGAAGGTAAGTCCTGGGGGATCTGACCCCCAAGCCCCAGAGCAGGGGTAGGAGGCCAGTGGCAACAGCTGCCTGGTGTTGTTGCTGAAGCGTTACAAAGTGCCGTGACGGAGCGGTCAAGAGGCAGCCCTTGGGAGCCAGGGCCCCGTGTGCTGTTACCGTAGGGGCTGTGTGCTGAGCGGTGGGGATGGAGGTTATTTCCTGGCTCTCGTGCTAGCTCCATACTTGTTCGCCGCTAGCCACGCCCTCAGGTGCTCCAACACTGGCTCTTGTTCTGCTGGGACTGCTCGTGGAGATCCACACCCCCGGCTTCGGCCTGCTGCACCCTCCGGATCCTGGGGTTCACTCTTCGGCAACTTCTTAGCTATTGCCAGGAAGAGATGGTTCACGTTCTTAGCTGTCTTGGCTGAAGTCTCCATAAACAATAAGCTGTTGTCATCTGCACACGCCTGGGCCTCTTCGTACTCCGCCACGTGCTTGTTGGCCAGGTCGGCTTCATTCCCCGCCAGGGCAATAACGATGCTAGGACTGGCCTGTCGCTGTAGTTCCTTTACCCATGTCTTTGCTCGGGCCAAGGTTTCCTGATTAGTAATGTCATAAACCACAGTTGCAGCTTGGGCACCGCTGTAGTACACGGCGGCCAAGATATGGTATCGCTCCTGCCCCGCTGTGTCCCAGATCTCAGACTTGACTGTTGTGTCATCTAGACAAACCGACTGGGTGAGGAAGGCCGCTCCAGTGACGCTCTCCTGGTACTCGTGGAACTGCCCTTTGACAAAACGTAATTCCAGGCTAGACTTCCCCACTGCAGACTCACCCAGCAGGACCAGTTTGAACTGGCATATTTTGCTGGCCTGGGGCTGCCCACTGGGCCTGGCTGTGCTTCTGCTAGTCATGGCTAGATTATAAGAGTGGGAAAGGGTAGGGGATGCCACAAAGCggcagaggggggaggggggagggggggggaggggcggggactTCCAGGCTTCAACAGTCCTGGGGCTCCGTCTCCCCAGTGGGGCCTGAGCCTGTGTCGAACAGACAGACAGCTGCAGCTCAGCcaaaccctcctcctcctcctcctcctcctcctcctccccctcctcctcctccccctcctcctccccctcctcctcctccccctcctcctcctccccctccccctcccccctcctccccctcccctccccctcctccctcccccttcccctccccctccccctccccgccctgggGCAGGGCCCCAGCCTCCATTGAAGTTTTAAAGCATGAGAGTACCTTCTAATGTTTACTTCgattgtttactttttttcctaattaatttGATCACGATTCTGTACTAAATTTTACCTGTTACAGTGTTTTCGCCTattgtcattctttttctgactttcagGTCATgtagtttttctcttgctgaagtGAAAATCTGTTGTTGTTGTCCacaattaactaattaatttaattacgcttaagttttattttaccttgtcaATCTTGGAAAACATTTTAAGCCAAAATTATGAGGTTATATATCCTAGGGAAGTCTGATTCCTAaccttaattattttattgtgtttCATCTAGTTGTTTTTGTCATGAGAATTAAAGACAATTTTAACTAACAGGAAATGACTAAATGATCCTGTAGAAAGTGCAATAAAAATAACTTTGCTATTAAGCAGTGCCTTACACTCAGTGAAGctaatatattctattttaagtATAAGAAATCTAATTTTCcacatttcattttctgtgtaGCATCTAGAATGTGCTCAACGAAGATTTGTTGTATAAATGAGTGACATGTCAAATGCtaagtaaaatttagaaaataaaaatactttaaaacctTTCTTGGTATGATTATTCATGTTAGTAAATGCAAAAGTTAGGACTGTTTCAGTATAATTTATCTTAACTGCAGCTATTTAATCTTTTCTAAGCCTTTCCTTAGTACTTTGGTGTTGTGTGTCGCTGATTACTATTTCATACTTCacatgcttttattatttttttctattacataCAAGTTGATTTTCACTTACTTATAGTTTTTAGACTTTTAAGTTTATATCAGTTTCTACTAGGtttagaaatgtaaaacaaatttttGTACTCTGGAAATCCTAGACCGTAAAGATCAATTAAAAACATGCATCTTTAAGATCTAGGATTTCCAAGgaaatatttatccattcacagcTTTGTCTTTGTACCACATAATTAGTATCAAGACCCTCAAGCAATACATCATTCTATCTGGTATAATTGCTCTTTCACAATATGTTTTATGTAGGTCTCTCAAGCaacttaaatactttttaaaacttgcttACAAAATAGAGACATGTAGAGACTATGTATTTTTATCCTATAATCATCTTTCTTGAATAGACTTCATAGTAGCCATAATTTACTTCACAATACCCCATTGTATAGACCTTCCTGATTAAAATGCTTTGTATTATGTTGCCTGTATTTTACCTTACAGATATTGGGTACATTGGCTACATGTTTGAATGAACATATCTTCCATTTATATCTGTTTCATTGCCATGTACTATAAATATGCCTcaagcatgttttatttttcccgttttctgtttttgtatgtaacaggtttgtttctttgtttttacatgtttgaatatttatttcctgTTCTAAGTAGTTCTGAATAGTTCAagaccctttttttctttttcctttttttttttctaatgctaCGTTTATAACTATCCATAATTCTGGCTCGTGATCATTCTATTCTTTCTAAAGGGGAGATACTAGTATGTGCTTCATTAGTGGCAagtttcctctcctctttttgtTAAGAATTAATgtcatgatattgtaaatcaactatatttcaatagaaatatttaaaaaaagaattatcaaactaaaaataaataaataaaatcacctaAAAAATTAATGTCATATTATGAGAGTCAATGTGGATCTTAAATTTCTATCATTTGACTTAGTTTTGTGATCCTCAAAcctctcattatttttattttattgttattatgaaCTATTGTTGAATCTTGTGATTATTACTTCATATTGTTCCTCCTCTGGGAACCTCATTAAATTTCTTCTCTGCAgtcaatatattaaattttataagcTCGAAACACAAGTTCTGAAAcctaattacagttgacccttgatcaACATAGGTTTGAACCTCCTGGGTCCACTTACATAAGCAGACTTTTTTCAATGGTAAATACTACAGCGCTACACAATCCACAGTCGGTTGGTTGAATCTAAGGATGTGGAACTGTGGATTCAGAGGAACCTTGGATATAATGGAGGGCCAGCTGTAAATTATATGTGGAGTTTTAGCTGTGCAGAGGGTCGGCACTCCaatccctgcattgttcaagggtcaactgtactagaAACCTAATAAACAGTCATGAGCTAACATCAGGTATTATTTACTAAGGCAGAAAGCCCCaaaccatttatttttatacaagacTAAGGCTAGAATCATTGCATACAAGGCTGTATTAACTGAAGTCGGTAGTAGTTCCTTTATGCCTTTGTCCAGAGAACCTTAGTTCTATGATTCTAGCATGTTCCCAGCAACTGATTTTTTCCCTCAGACTTATCAGTTAAGAGGGTGACCACCTTATATGAActctagtaatttttttaaatttcataagtAAATGTAGTCAagagatatttttattatctcatgTCATTAATGTTTAGTCTCAAACTTTTATCTTTTTAGAACTATCTCAAGTTTACATTATTAAAATCATGTATCATTTattgttgtttattatttctttctccaGGTCTAAAATCCAAAAGCATTAATGATCTGGTGAAAGATATAGTAagagaacaatttaaaatttttcaaaatgacatGCAGGAGACCATAGCGCAGCTCTTCAAGACGGTATCAACTCTCTCGGAGGACCTTGAAAACACCAGACAGATAATTCGACAAGTTAATGAAACCGTGGTTTCAGTAGCAGTCCAGCAAAAGTCTGTTTTAATGCAAGAAAACAGGCCCACTTCGACTGATATACTGGATCTAAAAAATCGCATTGTGAATGTAAGACAAGAAATGACTTTTGCATGTGAGAAGCCTATTAAAGAACTAGAAGCAAAGCAGACTCATTTAGAAGGTGCTCTAGAACAGGAGCGCTCAAGGAGCATTCTGTATTATGAATCCCTCAACAAGACCCTTTCTAAAATGAAGGACGTGCAGGAGCATCTTTTATCAACGGAACAAGTATCAAATCAGAAGAGTGTTCCAGCCGCTGAATCAGTTAGCGATAACGTCACTGAATACTTGTCTACTCTACATGAGACTGTAAAGAAGCAGGGTTTGATGCTGCTGCGTATGTTCGATGATTTGCACACCCAAGACAGCAAGATTAACAATCTCACCCTTGCTTTGGAGATGGAGAAAGAATCTGTCAGGGAGGAATGTGAAGACATGTTATCCAAGTGCAGAgatgattttaaatttcaaattaaggACACAGAAGAGAATTTACAAGTTTTAAACCAAACATTGGTTGAGGTTCTCTTTCCAATGGACAATAAGATGGATAAAATGAATGAGCAACTAAATGATTTGACTTACGATATGGAGATTCTTCAACCCTTGCTCGAGCAGGGAGCACCCTTTAGGGAGACAATGACATATGAGCAACCAAAAGACGTAGTAGCTAcaaagaaaaaagtggaaaatttGATTACTGCTGTTAACAGTCTAAATTTGCTAATCAAAGAACTTACAAAAAGATACAACTTACTTAGAAATGAAGTACAGAGTCGTGGGGATTCCTTAGACAGACGCATCGATGAACATGCCTTAGAAATGGAAGATGGTCTAAATAAGACaataactattataaataatgccatTGACTTCATTCAAGATAACTACATGCTAAAAGAGACTTTAAATACAACAAAGTATAATCCTGAGGTCCATCACAAATGTATCCAAAATATGGAAACGAttttgacatttatttctcaattcCAACGTTTGAATGAGTCTATTGAGATTTTGGTCAATGACAATCAGAGATATAACTTTGTTCTGCAAGTTGCCAAGGCCCTTGCATATATTCCTAAAGATGAAAAACTAAGTCTGTCCAACTTTCAAAAGATTTCTCAAATGATCAATGAAACCAGTTCCCAAGTGATAAAATACCAGCAAAATATGAgtcatttggaggaaaaaatactCTCAGCCACAAAAATTTCCAAAGATTTTGAAACTCGGTTGCAAGGCATTGAGTCTAAAGTGACCAAGACGCTCATACCTTATTATGTTTCACTAAAAAAAGGCTTTGTAGCTACAAATGAGAGAGACCAGGCTCTACAACTGCAGGTACTAAATTCCAGATTTAAAGCCCTGGAAGCAAAATCCATTCATCTTTCCATTAATTTCTCTTTACTTAACAAGACTCTCTATGAAGCTTTAACAATATGTCATGATGCTTCTACAAGTATATCAGAACTGAATGCTACCATACCCAAGAGGATAAAAGGTTCCCTACCAGATATTCAGCTTCTTCAGAAAGGTCTGACAGAATTTGTGGAATCAGTGattgaaatgaaaactcaaaTTGCCCTATCTAATTTAACTCGGTATATAAATCAAGCATTGTCTGGTAGTCTTGCAAATATTGTCAAGTCACAGAAGCAAATAAAACCATTGCTGAAGAAACCCAATACACTTAAGAAACCAACAGTGAATGTGACCACTGTCCTGATGGGCCGGACCCAAAGAAACACAGACAGCATTCTACTTCCTGGTAAGCTattgttaaaaaataacttttaatctCTTTTCCTATTTAAGTGGTGTTTAGTAGGTCTGTATGGTTTAGCAAGAGCATAAGATATAAAGAGCACTTACTTAAACTTGAGTAAATAGTTAAGAAATTCAAAGATCCCTGATATATTATTTGAATCTGATTTTATCCTATATAAAGTAGGCATCAATACAAAACGACTCTTTATagtgtaaatatttttctacatgtttcttaactttttttctgaCAAGACCCCTATAAAACAATCAAGTTTGCCCTTGTAGAACATTTTTCTTTGCATGTGTAATTAAAGGAAGCTATTAGACAATGAGCTCCCTGATGAGTAAGACCAGATTGTATCCTATTCCTTTTGGTGTTACCTGGCAAAGGGTCAGTATGCAATAGGAACTCAgtgaatatctgttgaatgactgTCTGGCTGAGTGAAGGTACAGTGAGCAGGTATTCAGTTTGGGCAGATCACAGAAGGCCTTGAATGACAAGCTAAGTATCTTAGTCCCTTTGGGCTGCTTTAACAAAAcgccacagactgggtagcttagaaacaacagaaatttatttctcgaCGTTTTAGAGACTGgaaagtccaaaatcagggtgCCAACATAGTCAcattctggtgagagccctcttcctggttcacttgGTTCCAGTAATTgcatgctgtgtcctcacatggcagaaggggtgagggagctctggggcgtctcttttataagaacactaatcccattcatgagggctccatccttatCTCCTAAGCacctccaaaggccccacctcctaatttcAGCAACTCTGGAAGTTACGATATCAACATATAGATTTTGGGGAGATACATTCAAGGCATGCAGACATGATTTTGTGAAGAGTGGTCTTTGAA
This genomic window contains:
- the MMRN1 gene encoding multimerin-1, with translation MKGARLFILLSSLWSGGIGLNNSTYTWTTPEDEKSWNSQTSAPVPLSKIQSLQVQPTTQITSVEMATAPEASTSEESLLKSTLLPSETSASPERLRNPTPTPTGKTEAVLKLQTLALPAKSSIRFSPKAESVVLSNSTLKFLQSFARKSDEQAISLNSVRGVGNRSPRETYLSRGDSPGSQRTSYQKSSFETTRGKNWCAYVHTRLSPTVILDNQVTYVPTGRGPCGWTSGSCPQRSQKISNPVYRMQHKIVTSLEWKCCPGFSGPKCQLEAQQQQQLIHSNQAESQAAGGRGTPEQQQQDCGDPAVTQKMTDQLNYQAMKLTLLQKKIDNISSAVSDIRNTSSSLEGKISEDKGREFQSFLKGLKSKSINDLVKDIVREQFKIFQNDMQETIAQLFKTVSTLSEDLENTRQIIRQVNETVVSVAVQQKSVLMQENRPTSTDILDLKNRIVNVRQEMTFACEKPIKELEAKQTHLEGALEQERSRSILYYESLNKTLSKMKDVQEHLLSTEQVSNQKSVPAAESVSDNVTEYLSTLHETVKKQGLMLLRMFDDLHTQDSKINNLTLALEMEKESVREECEDMLSKCRDDFKFQIKDTEENLQVLNQTLVEVLFPMDNKMDKMNEQLNDLTYDMEILQPLLEQGAPFRETMTYEQPKDVVATKKKVENLITAVNSLNLLIKELTKRYNLLRNEVQSRGDSLDRRIDEHALEMEDGLNKTITIINNAIDFIQDNYMLKETLNTTKYNPEVHHKCIQNMETILTFISQFQRLNESIEILVNDNQRYNFVLQVAKALAYIPKDEKLSLSNFQKISQMINETSSQVIKYQQNMSHLEEKILSATKISKDFETRLQGIESKVTKTLIPYYVSLKKGFVATNERDQALQLQVLNSRFKALEAKSIHLSINFSLLNKTLYEALTICHDASTSISELNATIPKRIKGSLPDIQLLQKGLTEFVESVIEMKTQIALSNLTRYINQALSGSLANIVKSQKQIKPLLKKPNTLKKPTVNVTTVLMGRTQRNTDSILLPVTEEYSDCSRSPCQNGGTCINGRTSFICACRHPFTGHNCTVKVVEENALAPDFSKGSYRYAPMVAFFASHTYGMTTPGPILFNNLDVNYGASYTPRTGKFRIPYLGVYVFRYTIESFSAHISGFLVVDGVDKLAFESESINSEIRCDRVLTGDALLELNYGQEVWLHLVKGTIPAKFPPATTFSGYLLYRT